The following are from one region of the Amycolatopsis sp. QT-25 genome:
- a CDS encoding aldehyde dehydrogenase family protein — protein sequence MDHPRLAVENPATGRPITTVPDDGPADVDKAVRAAVGAWPAWRVSDRHAALLSCAVVVEEAAPVLAPVLTEEQGKPLREAEDEFAEAAAWFRRFAGARAGSLVGGNGPIAAITPWSFPVRVAARQLARSFAVGDTVVLKPSPHTPLTTVHLGRMLAEVLPPGVLTVLTGREPLGEWLLAAPELNRLPPEPDGNDPAIVLPGTDPAEIAESLFWSAFTNCGQLRVAVKRVYAAGSAYDGVVEALAALAAKVVVGDGRTPGTQLGPVNNRPRYDRVTGLAEAARSDGARLVTGGPLEGPGHFFAPAIVAEAHDGMRVVAEDQCGPVLPVIRCSTVDEALGLANDTTPGSRASVWGTDEEHAVEVATRLEYGTVWVNEHEVG from the coding sequence ATGGACCATCCGAGGCTCGCCGTCGAGAATCCCGCGACCGGGCGGCCGATCACGACCGTCCCGGACGACGGCCCGGCCGATGTCGACAAAGCGGTACGTGCCGCCGTCGGGGCCTGGCCCGCCTGGCGCGTCTCGGATCGGCACGCGGCGCTGCTGTCGTGCGCGGTCGTCGTCGAGGAGGCCGCGCCGGTGCTGGCCCCCGTGCTGACCGAGGAGCAGGGAAAACCACTGCGGGAGGCCGAAGACGAGTTCGCCGAGGCCGCCGCGTGGTTCCGGCGCTTCGCCGGCGCGAGAGCCGGATCGCTGGTCGGTGGCAACGGCCCGATCGCCGCGATCACGCCGTGGAGCTTCCCCGTGCGAGTGGCCGCCAGGCAACTCGCACGGTCGTTCGCCGTGGGCGACACGGTGGTGCTCAAACCGTCGCCGCACACTCCGCTCACCACTGTGCACCTGGGCCGGATGCTGGCGGAGGTGCTGCCACCCGGCGTGCTGACGGTGCTCACCGGCCGGGAGCCACTCGGCGAGTGGCTGCTCGCCGCGCCCGAGCTGAACCGGCTGCCGCCGGAACCGGACGGCAACGATCCCGCGATCGTGCTCCCCGGCACCGATCCGGCCGAGATCGCGGAAAGCCTGTTCTGGAGCGCGTTCACCAATTGCGGGCAGCTTCGTGTGGCGGTCAAACGGGTCTACGCCGCCGGGTCCGCCTATGACGGCGTGGTCGAGGCGCTCGCGGCTTTGGCGGCGAAGGTCGTGGTGGGCGACGGGCGGACGCCAGGGACGCAGCTCGGGCCGGTGAACAACCGGCCGCGGTACGACCGGGTCACCGGCCTCGCCGAGGCGGCCCGGTCGGACGGCGCTCGGCTCGTCACCGGCGGACCACTCGAGGGACCCGGTCACTTCTTCGCCCCGGCGATCGTCGCCGAGGCGCACGACGGGATGCGCGTGGTGGCCGAGGACCAGTGCGGCCCGGTGCTGCCGGTGATCCGATGCTCCACAGTGGACGAAGCGCTCGGGCTGGCGAACGACACGACGCCCGGCTCGCGCGCATCGGTGTGGGGCACGGACGAGGAGCACGCCGTGGAAGTCGCGACGCGGCTCGAATACGGGACGGTGTGGGTCAACGAGCACGAAGTCGGGTGA
- a CDS encoding sigma-70 family RNA polymerase sigma factor, with the protein MSTALDELAGNFTALRPHLVSVAYRLTGTLSDAEDAVQESWLRLSGLDDRRRSAIEDHKGWLTTVVSRICLDRLRSAVVRRERYVGEWLPEPVLGPVGTPSSEDPLTVAVRDDGMRMAAMVVLDRLTPEQRVAFVLHDAFSVPFGEIAGILGCTPEAARQHGSRGRRAVADADPPPRTALAEQQRIIERFMTAMLTGDIQAVAEVLHPDVVLVGDGGGKARTAVRTVAGFDKVTRLFQGLMRRYDPAGIEQARLALVNGDLGLYIPPQAASGDYRALDEHVDAFVIRDGKIVAIYDVANPDKLTTARTRVGP; encoded by the coding sequence ATGAGCACCGCCCTGGACGAACTCGCCGGGAACTTCACCGCGTTGCGCCCTCATCTGGTGTCGGTCGCCTACCGGCTCACCGGCACGCTGTCCGACGCCGAGGACGCGGTCCAGGAGTCGTGGCTGCGCCTGAGCGGCCTCGACGATCGCCGCCGTTCGGCCATCGAAGACCACAAGGGCTGGTTGACCACCGTCGTCAGCCGCATCTGCCTCGACCGGCTGCGGTCCGCGGTGGTGCGCCGCGAACGGTACGTCGGCGAATGGCTGCCCGAACCGGTCCTCGGCCCGGTGGGCACGCCGTCGTCGGAGGATCCGCTGACCGTCGCGGTCCGCGACGACGGGATGCGGATGGCGGCGATGGTGGTCCTCGACCGGCTCACGCCGGAGCAGCGCGTCGCGTTCGTCCTGCACGACGCGTTTTCGGTGCCGTTCGGCGAGATCGCCGGCATCCTGGGCTGCACGCCGGAGGCCGCGCGCCAGCACGGTTCCCGTGGGCGCCGGGCGGTCGCCGACGCCGATCCGCCGCCCCGGACGGCGCTCGCCGAGCAGCAGCGGATCATCGAGAGGTTCATGACCGCGATGCTCACCGGCGACATCCAGGCGGTGGCGGAGGTCCTGCATCCCGACGTCGTCCTCGTCGGCGACGGCGGCGGCAAGGCGCGCACGGCGGTGCGGACGGTCGCCGGATTCGACAAGGTCACCCGGCTGTTCCAGGGACTCATGCGGAGGTACGACCCGGCCGGGATCGAGCAGGCCAGGCTCGCGCTCGTCAACGGCGACCTCGGGCTGTACATCCCGCCGCAGGCGGCCTCCGGCGACTACCGCGCGCTCGACGAGCACGTCGACGCGTTCGTCATCCGCGACGGGAAGATCGTGGCGATCTACGACGTGGCGAACCCGGACAAGCTCACCACCGCGCGGACCCGCGTCGGCCCCTGA
- a CDS encoding YdcF family protein yields the protein MSTAERTKPTRANWVRRILAGFLLVVVAVIGGTAFRVWQVAREDVRDRADVIVVLGAAQYNGRPSEIFQARLAKAKTLYDQGVAKTIVTAGGKKADDNYTEAQAGVQWLRKRGVPQSATLPVGEGSDTLRSLRAVAEQVRKRGWKTAVLVSDPWHSFRARVMADDAGLETWTSPTHRGPVVQARETQARYIVRETGALLYYRLTKSPVVV from the coding sequence GTGAGTACCGCCGAACGGACGAAACCCACTCGCGCGAACTGGGTGCGCCGGATCCTGGCGGGGTTCCTGCTGGTCGTCGTCGCGGTGATCGGGGGAACGGCGTTCCGGGTCTGGCAGGTCGCGCGGGAGGACGTACGCGATCGGGCCGACGTCATCGTGGTGCTCGGCGCGGCCCAGTACAACGGTCGGCCCTCGGAGATCTTCCAGGCCCGGCTGGCGAAGGCGAAGACGCTGTACGACCAGGGTGTCGCGAAAACGATCGTCACCGCGGGCGGCAAGAAGGCCGACGACAACTACACCGAGGCGCAGGCGGGCGTGCAGTGGCTGCGCAAACGCGGGGTGCCGCAGTCGGCGACGCTGCCGGTCGGCGAGGGCAGCGACACCCTGCGCAGCCTGCGCGCGGTCGCCGAGCAGGTGCGAAAGCGGGGCTGGAAGACCGCGGTGCTGGTCAGCGACCCCTGGCATTCGTTCCGCGCGCGCGTGATGGCCGACGACGCCGGGCTGGAGACCTGGACGTCGCCCACCCACCGCGGCCCTGTCGTGCAGGCCCGCGAGACACAGGCGCGCTACATCGTCCGCGAGACCGGCGCGCTGCTGTATTACCGGCTCACGAAGTCCCCGGTGGTCGTCTGA
- a CDS encoding carboxymuconolactone decarboxylase family protein: MPRIPAVKTAEAGFLLKLIYKFAGKRFGAVPEPMAVYAHHPALLRANGMHELLAEKASKTLPSNVRELAVYRVATQLGCTWCIDFGTMLQLHEGLDIERLKNIDDYAKSPAFTDQERLALAYADAMTASPVTVTDEQVAALEREFGRKGVIELTYQIGLENMRARMNSALDITAQGFTSGDACKIPLP, encoded by the coding sequence ATGCCGCGCATTCCCGCCGTCAAGACCGCCGAAGCCGGCTTCCTGCTGAAGCTGATCTACAAGTTCGCCGGCAAGCGCTTCGGGGCCGTGCCCGAGCCGATGGCCGTCTACGCGCACCACCCGGCACTGCTCCGGGCCAACGGCATGCACGAACTGCTGGCGGAAAAGGCCAGCAAGACGCTGCCGTCGAACGTGCGCGAACTGGCCGTGTACCGCGTCGCGACCCAGCTCGGCTGCACGTGGTGCATCGACTTCGGGACCATGCTGCAGCTGCACGAGGGGCTCGACATCGAACGGCTGAAGAACATCGACGACTACGCGAAGTCGCCCGCCTTCACCGACCAGGAACGGCTCGCGCTCGCGTACGCCGACGCGATGACCGCGAGCCCGGTGACCGTCACCGACGAGCAGGTCGCCGCACTGGAACGCGAGTTCGGCCGCAAGGGCGTCATCGAGCTGACCTACCAGATCGGGCTCGAGAACATGCGTGCCCGGATGAACAGCGCCCTCGACATCACCGCGCAGGGCTTCACTTCGGGCGACGCCTGCAAGATCCCGCTTCCCTGA
- a CDS encoding glycosyl transferase, whose translation MSLFQAEATEVEAEKTPTRPRRFAAADAAIMGGFLLFAFLLYNGLWLDLEEGYLWNSASDQNLWEWFFSVTADNVLHLRNPLSSHFQNHPLGVNLMANTAMLGIGIPLAPVTLTLGPTVTWAIALTGGLAGTAAAWYWVFSRHLVTHRVGAAIGGAFVGFAPPMISHGNAHPNFVAWFVLPFIALLVFKIARGERPVRNGIFLGLLAAYQIFLGEEPLLIFAMAFAFFAIAYFATNYREFPPMAKPLGLGVGIAVLVALVLCAFPLWWQFFGPQSYQAIEHGPVGNDTAAFTRFATQSVAGQPQAAADVSMNRTEENAFFGWPLIVLMVVITAWLWREVFARALAISMFVMAWLSLGVQLIVVHEETGIPGPWKLFSELPLFESLLESRLAMGCIPLVGALLALATERVYAVASKLPEVPGERRFPLRLVWIGVVIAVLLPIAPTQLIVKDRPPTPRFLADGTWRSYVAPGGTVVPVPLPSSGESEPLHWQIDAGLGYSMPEGYFVGPSGPDDKRGRYGAIQRPTSIIFDQIKQTGIPATITESQRVQALEDLRYWNADVLVLIPREHQDAFRATVDLLLRKPAEFVDGVWVWDVRTITP comes from the coding sequence GTGAGTCTTTTCCAGGCTGAGGCGACGGAGGTGGAGGCCGAGAAGACTCCCACGAGACCTCGCCGGTTCGCCGCCGCCGACGCCGCCATCATGGGCGGCTTCCTGCTGTTCGCCTTCCTGCTCTACAACGGGCTCTGGCTCGACCTCGAGGAGGGCTATCTCTGGAACAGCGCGTCGGACCAGAACCTGTGGGAGTGGTTCTTCTCCGTCACCGCGGACAACGTGCTGCACCTGAGGAACCCGCTCAGTTCGCACTTCCAGAACCATCCGCTCGGCGTGAACCTGATGGCCAACACGGCCATGCTCGGCATCGGCATCCCGCTGGCGCCGGTCACGCTCACCTTGGGCCCGACGGTCACCTGGGCCATCGCGCTCACCGGTGGTCTCGCCGGCACGGCGGCGGCCTGGTACTGGGTGTTTTCACGGCATCTGGTCACCCACCGGGTCGGCGCGGCCATCGGCGGCGCGTTCGTCGGCTTCGCCCCGCCGATGATCTCGCACGGCAACGCGCACCCGAACTTCGTCGCGTGGTTCGTCCTGCCGTTCATCGCGTTGCTGGTCTTCAAGATCGCGCGCGGCGAGCGCCCGGTGCGCAACGGGATCTTCCTCGGCCTGCTGGCGGCCTACCAGATCTTCCTCGGTGAAGAACCGCTGCTGATCTTCGCGATGGCGTTCGCGTTCTTCGCCATCGCCTACTTCGCGACGAACTACCGAGAGTTCCCGCCGATGGCGAAACCGCTGGGGCTCGGTGTCGGCATCGCTGTCCTCGTGGCGCTCGTGCTGTGTGCTTTCCCGCTGTGGTGGCAGTTCTTCGGCCCGCAGAGCTATCAGGCGATCGAGCACGGCCCGGTCGGGAACGACACGGCCGCGTTCACCCGGTTCGCCACCCAGTCGGTCGCGGGGCAACCGCAGGCCGCCGCGGACGTGTCGATGAACCGCACCGAGGAGAACGCCTTCTTCGGCTGGCCGTTGATCGTGCTGATGGTGGTGATCACCGCCTGGCTGTGGCGTGAGGTCTTCGCGCGGGCGCTGGCGATCTCGATGTTCGTGATGGCCTGGCTTTCCCTTGGTGTGCAACTGATCGTGGTGCACGAGGAGACCGGGATCCCGGGACCGTGGAAACTCTTCTCGGAACTGCCCCTGTTCGAATCGCTGCTGGAATCGCGGCTCGCGATGGGTTGCATCCCGCTCGTCGGCGCCCTGCTGGCGCTGGCGACCGAGCGCGTCTACGCGGTCGCGTCGAAGCTGCCCGAAGTGCCGGGGGAGCGGCGATTCCCGTTGCGGCTGGTGTGGATCGGTGTCGTGATCGCGGTACTGCTGCCGATCGCGCCGACGCAGCTGATCGTGAAGGACCGGCCGCCGACGCCGCGCTTTCTCGCGGACGGGACCTGGCGGAGTTACGTCGCGCCCGGTGGGACCGTGGTGCCCGTGCCGCTGCCGAGTTCCGGCGAATCCGAACCCCTGCACTGGCAGATCGACGCGGGACTCGGCTATTCGATGCCGGAGGGCTACTTCGTCGGGCCGAGCGGCCCGGACGACAAACGCGGCCGCTACGGCGCCATCCAGCGGCCGACGTCGATCATCTTCGACCAGATCAAGCAGACCGGCATCCCGGCCACGATCACCGAATCGCAGCGGGTGCAGGCGCTGGAGGATCTGCGCTACTGGAACGCCGACGTCCTCGTGCTGATCCCGCGCGAACACCAGGACGCCTTCCGCGCCACCGTCGACCTGCTGCTGCGGAAACCCGCCGAGTTCGTCGACGGCGTCTGGGTGTGGGACGTACGGACGATCACCCCCTGA
- a CDS encoding sensor histidine kinase, which yields MNDYPGRVRTGLDDRENWWSDMPLRIGGGPRPAKWAVLGTAFVLPTFVPTVVKLASEGVTAKTLVVVGFLIAYGACYLLFPLVLTPSRRRTTYVFSVVMLLIGLVLVFLHDNSPYILIYATAVLAFTLPPAWAVILDGGALLLVLALHLVIGKTDLGDFVAVVSITAAMFFMANLVRAVRKLEAANQEIATLAVAGERERLARDLHDILGHSLTTITVKAGLARRILESGTDDSRALQEISEVESLTRSALTDIRATVSEYREVSLSAEVAGARAALRAAEIDANLPHAVDNVDPALQRTFGYVLREAVTNVLRHSGAKRVEVRFGRTWLEVEDDGEGSEEKPGNGLRGLTERLAAVGGTLTTTTPSAGGWLVRAEVPESALRSVAPVPLSEPAGGRA from the coding sequence GTGAACGACTACCCGGGCAGGGTCAGGACGGGCTTGGACGACCGGGAGAACTGGTGGTCGGACATGCCGCTGCGGATCGGCGGCGGGCCCCGGCCGGCGAAGTGGGCCGTGCTCGGCACCGCCTTCGTCCTGCCGACCTTCGTTCCCACGGTGGTCAAGCTGGCCAGCGAGGGGGTCACCGCGAAAACGCTGGTGGTCGTCGGTTTCCTGATCGCCTACGGCGCCTGTTATCTGCTGTTCCCGCTCGTTCTGACCCCTTCCCGGCGGAGGACGACCTACGTCTTCTCGGTGGTGATGCTGCTCATCGGCCTCGTCCTGGTCTTCCTGCACGACAACAGCCCGTACATCCTGATCTACGCGACGGCGGTGCTGGCCTTCACCCTGCCGCCGGCGTGGGCGGTGATCCTGGACGGCGGCGCCCTGCTGCTGGTGCTGGCCCTCCACCTGGTCATCGGGAAAACCGATCTCGGTGACTTCGTGGCGGTCGTCTCGATCACGGCGGCGATGTTCTTCATGGCGAACCTGGTCCGCGCGGTGCGGAAACTGGAGGCGGCGAACCAGGAGATCGCGACGCTCGCGGTGGCGGGTGAACGTGAGCGCCTGGCACGGGATCTGCACGACATCCTCGGCCACAGCCTCACCACCATCACGGTCAAGGCCGGGCTCGCGCGCCGGATCCTGGAGAGCGGCACGGACGACAGCCGCGCGCTGCAGGAGATCAGCGAGGTCGAAAGCCTGACCCGCAGCGCGCTCACGGACATCCGCGCCACGGTCTCCGAGTACCGCGAGGTGTCGCTGTCCGCCGAGGTCGCCGGGGCGAGGGCCGCGCTGCGGGCGGCCGAGATCGACGCGAATCTGCCGCACGCGGTGGACAACGTCGATCCCGCCCTCCAGCGGACCTTCGGGTACGTGCTGCGGGAGGCGGTCACCAACGTGCTCCGGCATTCCGGGGCGAAGCGGGTCGAAGTCCGCTTCGGCAGGACGTGGCTGGAGGTCGAGGACGACGGCGAGGGCAGTGAGGAGAAGCCGGGCAACGGCCTGCGCGGGCTCACCGAACGGTTGGCCGCGGTCGGTGGGACCTTGACCACCACCACGCCGTCTGCGGGAGGATGGCTCGTCCGGGCGGAGGTACCCGAGTCCGCCTTGCGGAGCGTCGCGCCCGTGCCGCTCTCCGAACCCGCTGGAGGCCGCGCGTGA
- a CDS encoding deoxyguanosinetriphosphate triphosphohydrolase, with product MSDTYTQADRARLLPERPKGAALEGAGDGRSAFARDRARVLHSAALRRLAGKTQVVGPGEGAEVSGVPRTRLTHSLEVAQIGRGIADELGADPDLVDTAGLAHDIGHPPFGHNGERALDEVAQPCGGFEGNAQTLRILTRLEPKVLLEGGVVGGLNLTRACLDASTKYPWQREEGNPKYGVYADDAEVFAWVREGISASSDRRTCLEAQIMDWSDDVAYSVHDVEDGVLAGRISLRVLADAEERSAVAEAARRFSRQSQSTLEGAAKELLDLPVVAELLEPGLDGSLKAQVALKRLTSELVGRFATAVVGATREVHGEGPLSRYAARLVVPEQVAAEVALFKALALRYVMSDRRRLAMQDGQRQTLAELVEALCRRAPEALDGLFLPAWEAAPDDAARLRVVVDQVASLTDAQAYAWHARHAGPHG from the coding sequence GTGAGTGACACCTACACCCAGGCCGACCGGGCGCGTCTGCTGCCCGAGCGGCCCAAGGGCGCGGCGCTGGAGGGTGCCGGGGACGGGCGGAGCGCCTTCGCCCGTGATCGCGCGCGGGTCCTGCACTCGGCGGCCCTGCGGCGGCTGGCAGGCAAGACGCAGGTGGTCGGTCCCGGGGAAGGCGCCGAGGTCAGCGGCGTGCCGCGTACCCGGCTGACGCATTCGCTGGAGGTCGCGCAGATCGGCAGGGGGATCGCGGACGAATTGGGCGCGGACCCGGATCTGGTGGACACCGCGGGCCTCGCGCACGACATCGGGCACCCGCCGTTCGGGCACAACGGCGAGCGCGCGCTGGACGAGGTCGCCCAGCCGTGCGGCGGCTTCGAGGGCAACGCGCAGACGTTGCGGATCCTGACCAGGCTGGAGCCCAAGGTCCTGCTCGAAGGCGGGGTCGTCGGCGGGCTGAATCTCACCCGCGCTTGTCTCGACGCCTCGACGAAGTATCCGTGGCAACGTGAAGAGGGCAACCCGAAGTACGGCGTGTACGCCGACGACGCCGAGGTGTTCGCGTGGGTCAGGGAAGGCATCTCGGCGTCATCGGATCGCCGTACCTGCCTGGAAGCGCAGATCATGGACTGGTCCGACGACGTCGCGTACTCGGTGCACGACGTCGAGGACGGAGTGCTGGCCGGCCGGATCTCGTTGCGGGTACTGGCCGACGCGGAGGAACGCTCGGCGGTCGCCGAGGCTGCGCGCCGGTTTTCGCGGCAGTCCCAGTCCACTTTGGAGGGTGCGGCGAAGGAACTGCTCGACCTGCCCGTGGTCGCCGAACTCCTCGAACCGGGACTCGACGGCTCGCTCAAGGCGCAGGTCGCGCTGAAGCGGCTGACGAGTGAACTGGTCGGCAGGTTCGCGACGGCGGTGGTCGGTGCGACGCGGGAGGTGCACGGTGAAGGACCGCTGAGCCGTTACGCCGCGCGGCTGGTCGTCCCGGAGCAGGTCGCGGCCGAGGTCGCGTTGTTCAAGGCGCTCGCGCTGCGCTACGTGATGAGCGACAGACGGCGCCTCGCGATGCAGGACGGCCAGCGTCAGACACTCGCCGAACTGGTCGAGGCACTGTGCCGTCGCGCGCCCGAAGCGCTGGACGGGCTGTTCCTGCCCGCGTGGGAGGCCGCCCCGGACGACGCGGCGCGCCTGCGGGTGGTCGTCGACCAGGTGGCGTCTCTCACGGACGCCCAGGCATACGCGTGGCATGCCCGGCACGCGGGCCCCCACGGCTGA
- a CDS encoding ABC transporter permease, with protein MNPTYLKTEIVRTFRSTRFVLFAVAFPVLMFLVQANVFGGAERNFAGVVMVDMMAFGTFSAAMTSGAKLAIERSTGWQRQLRLTPLTGAGYLGGKALSSMLVALPALLVVPLVGVLFQGVHLDAGGWLRLVSGVWLGALPLVLLGLLLGQFGTPESIQPVNMVVMMGMGFFGGLWIPIDGMPSWMADLAQATPTYWLIQLVRPVVTDRLPVSLAAALGVLAAWTAVLGTLVIRRYRKDSARV; from the coding sequence ATGAACCCGACCTATCTCAAGACCGAGATCGTCCGCACCTTCCGGTCGACGCGGTTCGTGCTCTTCGCCGTCGCCTTCCCGGTGCTGATGTTCTTGGTGCAGGCCAACGTTTTCGGCGGTGCCGAGCGGAACTTCGCCGGGGTGGTCATGGTCGACATGATGGCCTTCGGCACCTTCTCCGCCGCGATGACGAGCGGCGCGAAACTGGCCATCGAGCGATCCACCGGCTGGCAGCGCCAGCTGCGGCTGACGCCGCTGACCGGCGCGGGCTATCTCGGGGGCAAAGCGCTTTCGTCGATGCTCGTCGCCCTCCCCGCGCTGCTCGTCGTCCCGCTGGTCGGTGTCCTCTTCCAAGGCGTCCACCTGGACGCCGGCGGCTGGCTGCGGCTGGTGTCCGGCGTCTGGCTCGGCGCACTCCCGCTGGTGCTGCTCGGCCTGCTGCTGGGCCAGTTCGGCACGCCGGAATCGATACAGCCGGTGAACATGGTCGTCATGATGGGAATGGGCTTCTTCGGCGGCCTGTGGATCCCCATCGACGGAATGCCGTCGTGGATGGCCGACCTCGCCCAGGCGACACCGACGTACTGGCTGATCCAGCTGGTCCGCCCGGTGGTCACCGACCGGCTCCCGGTGAGCCTCGCGGCCGCGCTCGGGGTGCTGGCGGCATGGACCGCGGTGCTCGGGACGCTGGTGATCAGGCGTTACCGTAAGGACAGTGCGCGGGTCTGA
- a CDS encoding response regulator transcription factor, with protein MIRVLLADDQAMVRGALATVLGLETDIEVVAQVGSGDEVLQRAKETAPDVALLDVQMPGKDGLEAAAELHGALPLCRIIICTTFGRPGYLSRAMAAGAAGFVVKDAPPEQLVDAVRRVHGGLRVVDPALAAESLATGVSPLTGREHDVLRAAKDGSTVADIAGALHLSEGTVRNHLSAAMGKTRARTRAEAVRLAEEHGWL; from the coding sequence GTGATCCGGGTTCTGCTCGCCGACGACCAGGCGATGGTGCGCGGGGCGTTGGCCACCGTGCTCGGTCTCGAAACCGACATCGAGGTGGTCGCCCAGGTCGGCTCGGGCGACGAAGTGCTCCAACGGGCGAAGGAGACCGCCCCGGACGTCGCGCTGCTCGACGTCCAGATGCCGGGCAAGGACGGTCTGGAAGCCGCCGCGGAACTGCACGGCGCGCTGCCGTTGTGCCGGATCATCATCTGCACCACCTTCGGCAGACCCGGTTATCTCTCGCGGGCGATGGCGGCGGGCGCCGCCGGATTCGTGGTCAAGGACGCGCCGCCGGAGCAGCTCGTCGACGCCGTCCGCCGGGTCCACGGCGGGTTGCGGGTGGTCGATCCCGCGCTCGCCGCCGAATCGCTCGCCACCGGCGTGAGCCCGCTCACCGGACGCGAACACGACGTCCTGCGGGCCGCCAAAGACGGCAGCACGGTGGCCGACATCGCCGGTGCGCTGCACCTTTCCGAAGGCACGGTGCGCAACCATCTCTCGGCCGCGATGGGCAAGACCAGGGCAAGGACGCGGGCCGAGGCGGTGCGGCTCGCGGAAGAGCACGGCTGGCTCTGA
- a CDS encoding serpin family protein: protein MGAAESHLRFGLDLYRVLASRTENACFSPYSIASALGLVTQAAKGKTREELIALLGDPDELADLLGKASSLLDDGPELAVANTLWAWDGLPLEDSFRAELATWPGGKVAGAPFGDDPEAARRLINADVAEATRELIPELLKPGTVAPDTVAAIVNALYLKTAWTDPFSGDNTAPADFHAPSGTRTVPTMWLEKQLDHTHEDGWQVVRLGAEGGVEAVILLPDGDLDDAELDAGKLAVLLENTRSKTIALSLPKLALDVDSPLTAKLQNLGVRTMFTADADLTALADDDRLEVSEVVHQSVLRIDEQGLEGAAATAVLMRLTSLIVDEPLEVAVDRPFLLLVRHASTGVLYFFARVVEP from the coding sequence ATGGGCGCTGCCGAAAGCCACCTCCGGTTTGGTCTGGACCTCTATCGGGTGCTGGCGAGCCGCACGGAGAACGCGTGCTTCTCGCCGTACTCGATCGCGAGCGCGCTCGGCCTGGTGACCCAGGCCGCCAAGGGGAAGACCAGAGAAGAACTGATCGCGCTGCTCGGCGACCCGGACGAGCTCGCCGACCTGCTGGGCAAGGCCTCGTCCCTGCTCGACGACGGGCCCGAACTCGCGGTCGCGAACACGCTCTGGGCCTGGGACGGGCTCCCGCTGGAGGACTCCTTCCGCGCGGAACTCGCCACCTGGCCGGGCGGGAAGGTCGCCGGCGCCCCGTTCGGCGACGATCCGGAGGCAGCGCGGCGGCTGATCAACGCCGACGTCGCCGAGGCGACCCGCGAGCTGATCCCCGAACTGCTGAAGCCGGGGACCGTCGCGCCGGACACCGTCGCCGCGATCGTCAACGCCCTGTATCTCAAAACCGCGTGGACCGATCCGTTCTCGGGTGACAACACCGCGCCCGCGGACTTCCACGCGCCGTCCGGCACCCGTACGGTGCCGACGATGTGGCTCGAAAAACAGCTCGACCACACCCACGAGGACGGCTGGCAGGTCGTCCGCCTCGGCGCCGAGGGCGGGGTGGAGGCGGTCATCCTGCTGCCGGACGGCGATCTCGACGACGCCGAACTCGACGCGGGCAAGCTGGCGGTCCTGCTGGAGAACACGCGGTCCAAGACGATCGCCCTGTCGCTGCCGAAACTCGCCCTCGACGTCGACAGCCCGCTCACGGCGAAACTCCAGAACCTCGGTGTGCGGACGATGTTCACCGCGGACGCCGATCTCACCGCGCTCGCCGACGACGACCGGCTCGAAGTGTCCGAGGTCGTCCACCAGTCCGTGCTCCGCATCGACGAACAAGGCCTCGAAGGCGCCGCCGCGACGGCGGTGCTGATGCGGCTGACGTCGCTCATCGTCGACGAGCCGCTCGAGGTCGCCGTCGATCGTCCCTTCCTTCTGCTCGTCAGGCATGCCTCGACGGGTGTGCTCTACTTTTTCGCCCGCGTTGTCGAGCCGTGA